The Prochlorococcus sp. MIT 0801 genomic sequence AGAAAGCCAGCATCTTCTGACCCCCGTCGATACCAATTTACATAAATTTTTGACTGTTCTCTGGCAGTTAAAAATTTTCTGATTTGGAGGAAAAATAGCTCAAAATCATTTTGATTTAACCCTGCTATTTTCTCTGAATTTCTTTTTCCTTCGAGCCCTCCTCTTTTATTAACAAAGTCTTCCAACAACGTCAGGCCTTCCTGATGAGGTTGTTCATCTTCTTTGTCTCTACTTAATAAATCAAGAATTCTATACGGAAGTAGAATCTCTAAATCAGATTCAAGGGTTTTCCTTTCTTCAACAAGTTTACCCATCCTCTGCAATAACTGTATGCCTTCCTGAAGCAAATCCGCCCCAGAAGCGTATCTTCTGCAAGCTTGCTCCTCAATAGAAGCGTCTCTACAAGCTAAAGCTGCTATCAATGTTAAATCTGACTCTCTACCACTTCCCAAGGCTGGGGCTTGTGGAGGTTGTAACGCTTTTTTTGCAAGCTTAAAAGCTTGCAAAGAAGAATTTGATTCCCACAAGAGAAGCAAACCAGCAACTTCCCTATTTGAAGATAATTCAAGTCCAGACGAACCCTCAATAAGAGCAAGTTCGTAAGATTGTCTTTCGGCAGGGTTGGATAAAAGATCAGCAGAAAGCCTTAGCAGCTCAGACCTCTGAGCTAAAACTTCAAAAGTAAAGCCTTGCTTGGGAGGACGATCTAGCCTTAGCTGAAAAGCCCTTAGGACTTCTTCAGCATTTGCAGAAGGGCTAACCCCCAATAAGCGAAAATGATCAATAGGTAATTCCAATCGCTACTAGGTAATCAGAAAAAAAAGCTCTAGGCATCGTAAGGGGTTTTAACCATTTTGCATCCATTGACGCTTAAAGTCTAAAAAGGATTGATAAGTGAATATGAACGAAATCATGTCTCACAACCAGGACAAAACAGGCCAAGACCCTATTCAGCACAGGGAACACGCCGATAGACTAAGCAATCTTGGCAACACCAAACCAGCTCTACTTAATAGAGAAATTGGTTTAAATCTTTTCAAAGATATGACTTTGGGAAGACGATTTGAGGATAAATGCGCTGAAATGTATTACAGAGGAAAGATGTTTGGGTTTGTTCATCTTTACAACGGGCAAGAAGCAATAAGTACAGGTGTTATTGGGGCGATGCAACGCAAACATGACTGGTTTTGCAGTACCTATAGAGATCATGTTCATGCCTTGAGTGCTGGAGTGCCTGCGAAAGAGGTTATGAGCGAGCTATTTGGTAAAGAGACAGGCTGCAGTAAAGGCAGAGGTGGATCTATGCATCTGTTTTCTAAAGAACATCATTTACTTGGAGGTTATGCATTTATTGGTGAAGGTATTCCAGTTGCCCTTGGTGCAGCTTTCAGCAGTAAATACAAAAGAGAGGCCCTTAAACAAAATAGTGATTCTGTAACTGCAGCATTTTTTGGGGATGGTACTTGCAACATTGGTCAGTTTTATGAATGTTTAAATATGGCCCAGTTATGGAAATTACCGATCATATTTGTAGTCGAAAATAATAAATGGGCAATTGGAATGGCCCATGACAGAGCAACTAGTGAGACTGAAATATGGCGAAAAGCTTCAGCATTTGGCATGCCAGGAGAGGAGATTGACGGCATGGACGTTTTAGCAGTAAGAGGTGCTGCCGAGAGGGCTCTAGAAAGGGCAAGGGCTGGAGAGGGGCCAACTCTCATAGAATGTCTCACTTACAGATTCAGAGGCCATTCATTGGCCGACCCGGACGAGCTTAGATCTGAAAAAGAGAAGGAATTCTGGGCTAAAAGAGATCCAATTAAAAAGCTAAAAAATGATTTAACTAGTTCTGGATTAATCTCTGATGAAGAATTAAAGAATATTGAGAAAGAAATTGATCTAGAAGTTAACGATGCTGTTGAATTTGCTTTAAATGCCCCAGAGCCTGAGCCTAGTGAGTTGACGAAATATATCTGGGCAGATAACTAAAATCAGATAATAGATCAAATTCCACTTGGAAGCTTCCTCGTGAGATTTCTCAATTTCCTCAAAGCTTTTAGCTCAACTTGTCTGACCCTCTCGCGTGATACCTGTAATAATCTGCCTATCTCAGCAAGAGTATGTCTTTCATTACCTTCTAGGCCAAACCTTAGCCTAATAACGTGTTGTTCTTGTTCGCTTAGATGACTTAGCCACCTTCCAAGTTGCTCTTGATGAATTTTTTGTTCAACCTTATCAAGCGGCTCTTCTCCGGAACCATCAGCTATTAAGTCTCCTAAAAAGCTACGACCTTCATCTCCATTAACGGGTGCATCAAGACTGCTTGTAGTAAGAGCTTGTCTCAAAATCGAATCAAGTTCTTCCAACTCTATTTCCATTGCCTCAGCTATTTCAATACGACTAGGCATTGCACCGAGCTTATGAGCCAAATCTAAGCTGACTTTTCTTATGGTTGCTAATCTCTCGCTTAAGTGAACAGGTAATCGAATTGTTCTTGACTGACAAGCAATAGCTCTAGTCATGCTTTGCCTTATCCACCAAAAGGCATAAGTAGAAAACTTGTATCCACGAGTAGGATCAAACTTTTCTACAGCTCTTTCTAGTCCAAGAGAACCTTCCTGAACTAAATCTAAAAGTTCAAGACCTTTTCCCTGATATTTCTTTGCAACGCTTACAACTAATCGAAGATTGGCCTTCATCATTCTTTCCTTTGCCCTTCTTCCAATTCGAATCAATCTTCTTTGATGAGAATTAAATTTTTTGCTCTGCTCTTTAATCTGGCCATCCTCGGTAAGACTCATCAACGTTTGAACCTGATTACCAAGTTCAATTTCCTCCGCAGGAGTTAAGAGAGGAACTCTTCCAATAGAGGAAAGATACCAACTAATTGGATCACTGCTGCGTCGTTTCTGAGATTCAGCAGGCTTGGGTGCAGTTGAAACCATTGTTTCTTGGCCCCGTACTTCAAAGTGATAAGACTTTCCTACAGAAATCATAAAAGATGCCTGGGTTTCATGAAGGCTTCAGATTCTGTTGACGATTAGTTAACAAATGACACCAAACCCACCATCTAAGGCCCTTTAAATGGTTGTTTCAAAACATTTCAAGAGCTTTCCTTTTTTATTACTTCACCAAGAAAAGTGCAAATAGCGCTCGCTGTGCTCCCTTTTATGCAAAAAGCCCCTGCATATGCATGAATCAAGGCTGACGCAGCAAGCAAACTTGTGTCCAGTTTTTTATCACTTGCGAGTCCTGCAGCACCAATCCCTGAAACAAACCCAGCCAAAACATCTCCAAGGCCAGTTCTTGCAACACTTGAATTCACTTGCCCTATTTGCCAGGTTTTCCCTTCTGGATCAGAAATAACACTATGAGCACATTTCAATAAAACAGAAGAACTGCAAATTTTTGCAGCTTCAATTCCAGCCTTCAATGGGTTGGAACAATCAATTAGAGGAAAAAGCCTCTTAAATTCTTCAAGATGAGGAGTAAGCCAAGTAGGTCCTTTTCTATCGTTTAGCCATTCCCAACCTTTCGAAGTTATCGACAGCCTATTGATTGCATCAGCATCAAGAACAAGTAGGCCTTTGAAATCCTGCAAGTCAGAGCCAAAACAATCTTTTTCTTCTTTATTTCCTAATCCAGGTCCAAGCAAAATCGAATCAAACCTATTTAAATCAACTTCATTGAAAACATTTGAAAAATCTGAAGAACCGTCCTGAAAAGTATTTAGATTTCCAAGTAACAAGACTTCAGGGTGAGTAGTCCAAAGAGCAGATGAAATGGAATCAGGCAGAAAAGCGCTAACACTGCCTACCCCACTTGCCAAAGCTCCATTCAAAGCAAGGGATGCTGCTCCCCTGTATTTATCACTTCCAGCAATCACCAGGACTCTTCCTCTCTGGTATTTACTTTTACTTTTACTTGGCATGGGCCAAACAAAAGTAGATAAATCTGAAAAAGAAATCCTTAGAGGCTGGGTTTCAGGAAAACTAGTTAAGATCTTAGCCGGAATTCCGATATCAACTCTTTCTAAATTACCTACATAATCAATAGCTGAATCTTGTATTAATCCCGACTTAAATAAACCCAAAGTTAATGCAGTACTAGCTTTGCATGATGTATTTGATACTATATTTCCGTTGTCTGAGTCTAATCCTGCTGGGACATCAATACTAATTAACTTATCAGGACTAAATGTTTTCTTCGAATTCAATAGGCGAAGTATTTCATCAGAAATAATTCTT encodes the following:
- the pdhA gene encoding pyruvate dehydrogenase (acetyl-transferring) E1 component subunit alpha — encoded protein: MSHNQDKTGQDPIQHREHADRLSNLGNTKPALLNREIGLNLFKDMTLGRRFEDKCAEMYYRGKMFGFVHLYNGQEAISTGVIGAMQRKHDWFCSTYRDHVHALSAGVPAKEVMSELFGKETGCSKGRGGSMHLFSKEHHLLGGYAFIGEGIPVALGAAFSSKYKREALKQNSDSVTAAFFGDGTCNIGQFYECLNMAQLWKLPIIFVVENNKWAIGMAHDRATSETEIWRKASAFGMPGEEIDGMDVLAVRGAAERALERARAGEGPTLIECLTYRFRGHSLADPDELRSEKEKEFWAKRDPIKKLKNDLTSSGLISDEELKNIEKEIDLEVNDAVEFALNAPEPEPSELTKYIWADN
- a CDS encoding RpoD/SigA family RNA polymerase sigma factor, coding for MVSTAPKPAESQKRRSSDPISWYLSSIGRVPLLTPAEEIELGNQVQTLMSLTEDGQIKEQSKKFNSHQRRLIRIGRRAKERMMKANLRLVVSVAKKYQGKGLELLDLVQEGSLGLERAVEKFDPTRGYKFSTYAFWWIRQSMTRAIACQSRTIRLPVHLSERLATIRKVSLDLAHKLGAMPSRIEIAEAMEIELEELDSILRQALTTSSLDAPVNGDEGRSFLGDLIADGSGEEPLDKVEQKIHQEQLGRWLSHLSEQEQHVIRLRFGLEGNERHTLAEIGRLLQVSRERVRQVELKALRKLRNLTRKLPSGI
- a CDS encoding NAD(P)H-hydrate dehydratase: MFPHSWALIVASVHSGFGRFLILNWPQSDSEHLMVSSEQMQNIEKEMFSMGMPVEALMEKVGIGISSWILDRQGLIENGAIVLVGPGHNGGDGLVVARELYMAGVDISIWCPFPLKKELTQKHFDYAMQIGIKNLERKPDSNSDLLWIEALFGLGQSRIISDEILRLLNSKKTFSPDKLISIDVPAGLDSDNGNIVSNTSCKASTALTLGLFKSGLIQDSAIDYVGNLERVDIGIPAKILTSFPETQPLRISFSDLSTFVWPMPSKSKSKYQRGRVLVIAGSDKYRGAASLALNGALASGVGSVSAFLPDSISSALWTTHPEVLLLGNLNTFQDGSSDFSNVFNEVDLNRFDSILLGPGLGNKEEKDCFGSDLQDFKGLLVLDADAINRLSITSKGWEWLNDRKGPTWLTPHLEEFKRLFPLIDCSNPLKAGIEAAKICSSSVLLKCAHSVISDPEGKTWQIGQVNSSVARTGLGDVLAGFVSGIGAAGLASDKKLDTSLLAASALIHAYAGAFCIKGSTASAICTFLGEVIKKESS